GGTACCGCTAAATTTTATCTCATTTATTAATGTGGGAATCACCGATACCAGCAACAGAATAATAAGCACGGGTTCGAAAGCCACGATTCCGGCCATCAAGGAGATTACCACAATTAAATCTTGAACTTGGGTAAGGATGTTGGACATTAATCCTACCCTACCAGTAGTTTGCTGGCGGGCTCTTTCTAGCTTGTCGTAAAAATCCGCGTCTTCTAACTGACTTAAATTTAAATCGGAAGTCTTCTTAATAATCTTAACCGAGGATTGTATGGAGTACTGATCTCCCAAAAGCCCGTCGGTATAGGATGTGGTTCGAGCGATAATATCTGATGAAACTGCTAGCGCAAATTCCAATAGCACCCATTGCAACAGCACCTGGTAGCTAGCCTTTTCTGCGCCCATTTGTAGCACCACCTCGTCTACAATCAACTTGCCCACCCATAACATAGCCAGTGGCAGCAAAGCTGAAACTAATCGGCAAAGTGCATTAACTGTAAAAAGAATACGATTGGAATGATAGATTTCAACAAAGAAGCGCGGTACCGTCTTTAAAGCTGCTACGCTTTCCTTAAAGCTAAACTTATCGGGTTGAAATCCTTTTTTGGCCATAGATTGCTAATTGGCTAATTAGCAAAAAAGGCGGGATGACCCGCCTTTTTGTTATTTAGAAAAATACTTTTTTCAACTCGTCTAACTTGTCTAGCTTCTCCCAGGTAAACAGCTCTACATCTACCGTTTTCTTTTCTCCGGCTGGTGTAACAAATTCTTTGCTTACCACCTTTGACTCGCGGCCCATATGTCCATAAGCTGCGGTTTCACTGTAGATTGGGTTTCTTAATTTCAAATGCTTCTCTATTAAACCTGGACGTAGATCAAACACTGATTTTAACTTCTCAGCAATCTCACCGTCAGTTAAATTCACCTTAGAAGTACCGTAGGTATCGATGAATAATGAAGTTGGTTCTACCACTCCAATAGCATAAGAAACTTGCACTAAAACTTGGTCTGCAATTCCAGCAGCAACAATATTCTTTGCCATGTGGCGCGCCGCATAAGCAGCAGATCTATCTACTTTACTTGGATCTTTTCCAGAGAAAGCTCCACCACCGTGTGCTCCTTTTCCACCGTAAGTATCTACAATAATTTTTCTACCAGTTAAACCAGTATCTCCGTGAGGACCACCAATTACAAACTTTCCAGTTGGATTGATGTGATACTTAATGTTATCAGTAAATAATTTTTGAATTTCTGGATCTAACTTGGCTACCAACCTAGGAATTACGATTTCGATAATATCCTTTTTGATTTTTGCCAACATCTTTTGCTCATCCGCATCAAACTCATCATGCTGCGTAGAAACAACAATAGCATCTATTCTTACCGGCTTATGATCGTCAGTATACTCAATAGTCACCTGAGATTTAGCATCGGGTCTTAAATAGGTAATTTCATTGTTCTCTCTTCTAAATGCAGCGAGTTCCTGAAGAATCTTGTGAGATAAATCCAAAGCCAGCGGCATGTAGTTTTCGGTTTCGTTAGAAGCGAATCCAAACATCATTCCCTGATCTCCTGCTCCTTGCTCTTCTAGCTTACCGCGGTCTACCCCTCTATTGATATCGTCAGATTGCTCGTGAATTGCAGAGAAAACACCACAAGAATTAGCCTCGAACATATAATCGCTCTTGGTGTATCCTATTTTGGTAATT
This genomic interval from Luteibaculum oceani contains the following:
- the metK gene encoding methionine adenosyltransferase; translated protein: MAYLFTSESVSEGHPDKVADQISDALLDNFLAWDPYSKVACETLVTTGQVVLAGEVKTSTYLDVQKIARDVITKIGYTKSDYMFEANSCGVFSAIHEQSDDINRGVDRGKLEEQGAGDQGMMFGFASNETENYMPLALDLSHKILQELAAFRRENNEITYLRPDAKSQVTIEYTDDHKPVRIDAIVVSTQHDEFDADEQKMLAKIKKDIIEIVIPRLVAKLDPEIQKLFTDNIKYHINPTGKFVIGGPHGDTGLTGRKIIVDTYGGKGAHGGGAFSGKDPSKVDRSAAYAARHMAKNIVAAGIADQVLVQVSYAIGVVEPTSLFIDTYGTSKVNLTDGEIAEKLKSVFDLRPGLIEKHLKLRNPIYSETAAYGHMGRESKVVSKEFVTPAGEKKTVDVELFTWEKLDKLDELKKVFF